CGGTGGCCGGTGCGACCGCGGGCGCGGCGAGCAGGTTGGCCGGGACCGCGACCAGGCTGACCGAGCCGGACAGCCCGGCGATCACCGGCCCGCACGCGACCTGTGCGGCGGCCGGCACCGCCAGCGCCTCGGCCAGTCCGGCCGGCACGCCCGCACGGCGCAGTCCGTCCCGCCACCGGCCGGCGAAGACCAGCAGCCCGCCGGTGGCCAGCACGGACAGCGCGAACCCCGCGTCGCCGGCCAGCTCGGGGTCCGCGACGACCAGCACGACGACCGTGGTGGCGAGCGCCGGCACCGCGCTGCGTGGCCGGGACGTGGCCAGCGCGATCAGCGCGATCGCGCCCATCACGCCGGCCCGGACCACGCTCGGCGACGGCCGGGCCAGGATCACGAAACCGACCAGTGCGGCCGCGGCCAGCGCGACGGAGAGCCCCGGCCCGGCCCGGCACCGGCGGAGCAGGAACAGCACGCATCCGATGACGATCGCGATGTTCGCGCCGCTGACCGCGCACAGGTGGGTCATGCCGGTCGTCCGGAAGTCCTCCTCCACGGCCGGGTCGAGCCGGCTGGTGTCGCCGACAACCAGGCCCGGCAGCAGCCCGCCGGGCTCGTCCGGCAGGGCCGCGCAGGCGCGCTGGAGCCCGGCGCGGAGCGTGCCGGCCGCGCGCTGCGCCCAGGACGCCGTGCCGCGCGGCTCCGGGTCGGCGTCCACGGCCAGCACGGCCGCGGTGAGGTCGCCGCCGCGGGCGGGCATCAGGCGGCCGGCGGCCTCGACGCGCTGACCGGGCAGCAGCCCACGCCAGCGGTCACCGGTGCCGAGCATCAGCACGCGCACGTCGACGCGGTGGCCGGACGCCGCGTCCTCCGGCGCGATCCAGGTGAGCCGGGCCGGGACCAGCCAGGTCGGTGCCCGGCCGGTCGCCGCCGAGAGGGGCCGGGGGTCGTCGCGGACCGTCAGCCGCGCCGTGACCGCCGCCCGCTCCCGGGTCAGCCCGGCGAGCGGCTCCGCGTCCCGCACCGCGATCCGCGCCGCGGTCACGATCGCCCCGCACGCCACCCCGAGCAGCACCCCCGCGACGATCCACCGTAAGCCGCCGAACCCGCCGGCACCGCCTAACCGGCCGGCACCGCCTAACCGGCCGGCACCGCCTAACCGGCCGGCACCGCCTAACCGGCCGGCACCGGCAGACCGGCCGGCCCGGACCGGCCGGCGGGTGCCGAACCAGCGGGCCGGGGAGTGGGCGCACGTCAGCGCCGCGAGCAGTGCGGCGAGCCCACCGACCAGCAGTGCGGGACGCGCGCTCAGGTGCAGCGCGGCCAGGCCGGCCAGCCACGTCCCGGCCGCCACGCCGCCCAGCCGCAGGTCGAGCGCGGAATCCTGGGCGGTCATAGCGTGACCAGATCCTTCAGCTGCTCGTAGCGGCTGTCTCCGATGCCCTCGACCTCGCGCAGGTCGCTCACCGCGCGGAACCCGCCGATCCGGTCCCGGTGGTCGAGGATCCGCTGTGCCAGCACCGGGCCCACGCCCGGCAGGCCGTCCAGGTCCGCCAGTGTCGCCGTGTTCAGGTTGACCACGCCGCCGGGTGCGCCCGGGGCCGGCGGTGCGCCCGGTGCGGCCGGCGGTGGGCTCACGCCGACCACGATCAGCTCACCGTCCGTCACCTTGCGGGCCGGGTTGAGCAGCGCGGTATCGACGCCGGGCAACGCGCCACCGGCGGCCGCGAGCGCGTCCGCCACCCGTGCGCCGGCCGGCAGCCGCACCATGCCCGGTGACCGCACCTTGCCCGCGACCGCCACCACGACCTCGGCCGCCGGGGACGCCGGACCCCCGGTCCCGGCCGCGGAGACCGCGAACGTGGGTGCGGTGATCACCTCCGCCCGCGGGCGCGCACGCCAGGCGATCACGGCCGCGCCCAGCGCCACGACCAGCACCACGACCGCGATGACCCGCACGCCGCGGGCGCCCGGGTCCCACCGGCCGAGGCGTCCGCCCGGCCCGAACGGATCACCGTGCCGCGCTGCCTGTTCGTCGTCGTCCACGCGGGCACCGTACGGCCGGAGCCGGCCCTTGATTGTGATGAACGTCGATCCCGTGGAGAAGAAGTCCGCCTGTGGAGGGCCCCCGGACGGTGGACTCTTGCTGCTACCATCCCGGCCCGGCCGGTGATCACAAGACGTGACGCCGAGGACATGACGAGACCGAGGTGAACCCAGGTGTTCTTCTGGCGCCGCGCCACCGGCAACACGCCGCTGGGCAGGGAGGACCTGGCCAAGCGGGTGGTCAAGAGACTCCGCCGGCACGGCATCCGGGACGCCCGCTTCGACGCGGGCGACTTCGCCGTGCAGTACGACGGCGCCGTCCTCTACCTGGAGAACCTCTGGTCCGAGATCGGTACGGCCTCCCGGCGGGAGCGACGGGCCAGGATCAACGCGTTCGTCGACACGCTGGCCCGCATGCCCGCGACGCCGGACGACTGGCCCCGCGCCCGGTGGATGCTGCGCCCGGTGCTGCGCGGCGCCGCACCGATGACGGTGACCCGGAACGCGCCGGTCGCCCGGCCCGCGCTGCCGTTCCTGGCCGAGATGCTGGTGCTGGACCTGCCCACGTCGATGGCCTACGTGACCGCGGAGCACCTGCGCACCTGGGGCGTCACGGAGGACGAGGCCTACCGCGCCGCCCGGTCCAACCTGCGGGCCGAGCCGGTCCCGCCGCCGGCACCGGGTGAGAGCACGCCCACGATCCTGCACTTCGTGGACGAGGGCGACTCCTACTGCGCGTCGTTCCCGCTGGTCGACGGCTGGCTGGCCGGCCTCGGCGCGCGGCTGGACGGGAAGCGGCCGGTCGCGTTCCTGCCGGACCGGACGACCGTGGTGGTGACCACGGACGACCCGGACACGCTGCTGGCCACGTTCCCGCTGGTGGAGGCGGAGTTCCTGGACTCGGCGCGGTCGACCTCACCGATGGCGTACGTGAGCGATCACCTGGGCCGCACCGTGCCCTACGAGGCACCGCCCGGCCACCCGCTGCACCACGCGGTCCGGCGCGCGGAACGGCTGCTGGCGCTGCGGGAGTACGACCGGCAGCACCAGGCGGCCGCGACACTGCCCGGCACGCCGCTGCCGCTGCGGATGGCGCAGCGCCCGGACGGCTCGACGTTCACCTACGCGCTGTGGTCCGGCGAGTCGCCCGCGCTGATGCCGGTCGCGGACCTGGTGGCGATCTCGGACGGTGAGGGCGGCACGTTCTTCGTACCGTGGGCCGAGCTGGCGTTGCGCGAGCTGTTCACGCCGGTGGACGGCATCGCACCGCCGCGTCACCTGGCACCGGAGTTCCCGGACGAGACCGTCCGCGCGGAGCTGAAGGGCTGCGAGATACAGCCCTAGCGCCGGTATCGACGTGGAGGGCGCCGCCGACCGGCACCGTCGCTAGTTCGGGTTCGGCGGTACGTCCGGGATCAGCACCTCGCCGTACGAGGGGTTGTTCGAGGCGGCGAGCGCGAGCATCGCGTGCACGTGCGCGGCCGCGATGTGGTTCGCGTTCGCCTGGAGGTGCGCCGGGTTGCCCTCGTCGCCGGGCTTCGCCTGGGTCACCCACGCGGTCCGGTCGGCCTCGTAGCCCGCGCGGCCCAGCAGCTTCTCCGCCACGCGGTAGTGTTCGTCGCCCGTCATGGGAACCATGCTCACGTCCCGCGGTTGCAGATGCCGCGAAATCCCGCAAATCACCGCCGGTGAATCACCGCGCAGATCGCGCCCGGCCCCAGGTGTGCGCCGACCACCGCGCCGATCTCCGTGAGGTGCCGTTCCCGCAGCTTCGGCCCGAGCCGCTCGGCGACGCGGGCGAGCAGCTCGGCGGCGCGGTCCGGCGCGGCCAGATGGTGCACCGCGAGGTCCACGTCGCCGTCGCCGGCCGCCTCCACGGTCAGGTCCGCGAGCCGGGCGAGCGCGCGGCCGGCCGTGCGCACCTTGTCCCGCACGACGATCGCGCCGTCCGTGACGCGCAGGATCGGCTTGACCGACAGCGCGGTCCCGACCAGCGCGGACGCGGCGCCGATCCGGCCGCCCCGCCGCAGGAAGTCCAGCGTGTCCACGTAGAACAGCGATGTGGTGCGCTCGACCGCGGTCTGCGCGGCCTTGGCCGCCTCGTCCAGGTCGGTGCAGGCGGCGGCCGCGAGCGCGGCAAACCCGGTGGCCATCCCGGCGGACCGGGAGTCGATCACGCGGACCGCGTCGCCGAACGGCGCCGCGGCCAGCTGGGCGGCCTCGACCGTGCCGGAGAGCCGGGCGGAGAGGTGCACGGAGACGACGCCGGTGGCGCCGCCGTCGAGCAGCCGCCGGTACGCCTCGGCGAAGCGCTCCGGCGCCGGCCTCGACGTGGTGACCGGCACCCGCCGGTCCCGCAGCATGCGGGACAGCTCGGCGGAACTCAGCCCCGGCACCTCGGGCAGCTCACGGTCGCCGACCACGACGTGCAGCGGGACGACCGTGAGCCCGCCCGTGTCCGGCAGGTACGCCGTGGAGTCCGTGACGACCGCGACTGACATGCCGGGCACGGTAACGCATCCGGGCGGGATCAGCCCGCTCGCACGGATTTCACCTGCAGCGGCGTGCCCTGCTGGCAGGTGCTCATGACGTTCTCGCCGAGTGTGCCGGTGACCGTCACCCGCGCACCGACCTTGGCCACGTTCACGTCGCCGCCGAGCAGCAGGTAGGACGTGCGGCCGTCGGAGATGAGCCGGCAGCCCGGCTCGACACCGGCCGTGACCTGCCCGGTCACCGTGATCTCCAGCGGCTTGTCCGGCTTACCGGACATGTCGGGCAGCGGGATGCCGGGATCCGACGGCAGCAGCGGGTCCGGCGACGGCGTGACCGTGACCGGCGGCGACACGGTGGCGGGCGGCGCGACCGCTGCGGACGAGGGCGCGGCCGGTGCGGCCGGGACCTCGGGCTCGGACGCGGGCGACGCGCAGGCGGTCACCGCAAGACCGGCGACGACGACGGACACGAGGAAGAACCGGCGCATGGTCATGATGGCTAGGACGCTACCGGCCGGCGCCGGGTTCCGCTCAGACCGGAGCCGGGATCGCCTTCTCCGGCCACGGGCCCACGTTGTGCGCACGCAGCTGCCAGCCCCGGTGCGGGGTGTCGGCCAGTTCGGTCCAGTGACAGTTCTGCAGCGGCCGGATGGCCGCCATCACGTCCGCCGGCCAGGCCAGCACGTCGCCGAAGCCCTGCCGGGCGGCACCGCCGTGGGTGGCGACCACGACGACCTTGCCGGGATGCCGGTCGGCGATCTCGCGCAGCGCCTCGCCGACCCGCTTGCCGACCTCGTCGTTGCGTTCCACCTCGGCCCCGACGTCCGGGTTCCCGCCGTTCCAGCGCGCGAACTCCGCCGGGAACCGCTCCGCGATCTCCGGGTTGGTCAGGCCCTGGAACAGGCCGTAGTGCCGCTCACGAAGGCGCGCGTCCTCCGCCACCGGCAGCCCGGTCAGCGCGGCCAGTGCGTCCGCGGTGTGCCGGGCACGCCGCAGGTCACTGGAGTAGATCGCGGCCGGCTCCAGGCCCGCCAGCAGCGGCGCGGCCGTGGCCGCCTGGGACCGGCCGAGATCGTTCAGCGGCACGTCGGTCTGGCCCTGGACGCGACCCTCCGCGTTCCAGTCGGTGTTGCCGTGCCGCCAGATGATCAGCCGGGTCACGCCGCCGAACCCGCGCCGGCCTCGGCCTCGACCAGGTCACGGTCGACGAACGGCACGATCGGGCAGTCCTTCCACAGCCGGTCGAGCGCGTAGAACTCGCGCTCCTCGGAGTGCTGGACGTGCACGATGATGTCGTTGTAGTCCAGCAGGACCCAACGACCGGATCGCTCACCCTCCTTACGGATCGGCTTCGCCTTCTCCGGGAGCTTGAGCAGCTCCTCCTCGATGGCGTCCACGATCGCGAGCACCTGGCGCTCGTTGGGCGCGGAGGCGATCACGAAGGCATCCGTGATGGGGAGCTGGTCGCCGACGTCGATCACGACGACGTCCTCGGCCTTCTTGTCTGCGGCGGCTTGAGCGGCAGCAAGGGCCAGCTCGAGGGCTCGCTCGGGTACCGTCACCCGGGCTCCTTCCGTGGGTACAGCAACAACCGTTCCAGGGTCTCACAACCGGGGACCGATCGTCTCCTCACTTCATCCCCAGATCGGACACAGGGGGACAAACTACCCAGCGTACAGCCCTCGTTTGGCGATGTACTGCACCACACCGTCCGGCACCAGGTACCAGACCGGCTTCCCGGCCACCACGCGGGCGCGGCAGGCGGTCGAGGAGATCGCCATCGCCGGGATCTCGACCAGGCTGACCGCGTCCTCCGGCAGGTGCGCGCTGGACAGCTCGAAACCCGGACGGGTGACGCCGACGAACCGGGCCAGTTCGAACATGCGCTCCGCGTCCTTCCAGGAGAGCATCTTCTCGACCGCGTCCGCGCCGGTGATGAAGAAGAGCTCCGCGCCCGGCCCGTAGAGCCCGCGCAGGTCACGCAGCGTGTCGACGGTGTAGGTCGGCCCCGGCCGGTCGATGTCGACGCGGCTCACCGTGAAGCGCGGGTTGGACGCGGTCGCGATCACGGTCATCAGGTACCGGTCCTCGGCCGGCGTGACCGCCTGCCGCCCCTTCTGCCAGGGCTGCCCGGTCGGGACGAAGACCACCTCGTCCAGCCCGAACCGGTCCGCGACCTCACTGGCCGCGACCAGGTGACCGTTGTGAATCGGATCGAACGTGCCGCCCATGATGCCGATCCGCTGCCCACGCTCACCCACGCCAGTGATCTTCCCTCGCCCGAGCCCCGACCGGCAATCCATCGTCCAAAACAAGATCAAAATCAAACGCACCCGAGGGTACGGCCGGCGACCGCACCCCCGGATGCCCGCACTCCCGCGCTACCGGCCTCGGGCCCGGAGCGCCCGGCGCATGTCGTCGTCCGCGTCGGTGACCGCGCGGCGTACCGCCGGATGCAGGTCGTCGCGCGCGAGCAGGTGCGCCGCGGCCGCCCGGGTCTCCGCCGACACCGCGTACACCGGGAAGGTCAGCGCGGCCAGTCGCTCCGCCGACCATCCGGACCGGGCCCGCGCCGCCGCCGGGATCTCCGCGAAGTACCGCGCGACGAACGGCGCGGTCAGCTCGCTCTGCTCCGGCTGCCAGAAACCCTGCGCGTACGCGACCAGCGAGCGGTTGGACAGCGTCTCGTCCGTGTAGAGCCGCTGCCAGGCCCGCTCCTTCGCCTCCGGGTCGGGCAGCGCGGCCCGGCACGTGCCGGCCCACAGCTCGCCGGCCGCGCTGCGGTCCCGCGCGGACTCCGCCTCGATCTCGGCGGGCCCAGCCTCGCCGAGCACCACCAGAGCGGCCAGCAGCCGCCAGCGCAGGTCCGCGTCGACCGCCAGCCCCTCCGGCACGCCCTCGCCGGCCAGCCAGCCGCGCAGCCGCGCCGTGTCCCGCGTGGTGGCGATCAACGAGCGGGCCGCGGCCAGCTGCAGCGACTGACCGGCCGGCGCGGCGGCCAGCAGCCGGTCGGCCGCGGTCGCGATCAGCAGCAGCGCGTCCTCCCGGGCCGCGCCGTCCAGGTACCGGTCGACCAGCCGGCCGGTGAGCAGCAGCACGTCCTCCACGATGATCACCTCGCGCTCGACCGGCAGCGCCGCGAGCACCAGCGAGACCAGGTCCGCGACCGGGCGGTCCGCGTCCTGCACGGCGTCGATCATCGAGCCCCAGATCACCGCGCGGGTCAGCGAGTCCTCGATGCCGGGCAGCACCAGCGGCACCGCGGCCACGGACGCGTCGTCCAGCCGCACCTTCGCGTAGGTGAGGTCACCGTCGTTGAGCAGCAGCAGGTCGGCCGTGCGCTGGCCGGCGAGCCGGTCCAGCACGGTCCGCCCGCCGTCCGCCTCCGGCGTCAGGTCGACCTCGAACCGGTCCCGGCAGACCACCTCGGCGCCGGCCCGGTCGTAGAGCCCGATCCGGATCCGGTGCGGCCGCAGCGTCGGGTGGCTCTCCGGCGCGGTCTGCCGGACCGCGACCTCGGCCCACGTACCGTCCGGCCCGGGCGTGATCTCCGGGGTGAGCGTGTTGACCTGGGCCGTGCGCAGCCACAGGTCGGCCCAGCCGGTCAGGTCCCGGCCGCTCGACCGGCTCAGCGCGTCCAGCAGGTCGGCGAGCGTGGCGTTGCCGAACGCGTGCGCCCGGAAGTAGTCCCGCAGGCCGGTCAGGAACGCCTCGTCGCCGAGGAACGCGACCAGCTGGCGCAGCACGGACGCGCCCTTCGCGTACGAGATGCCGTCGAAGTTGAGCAGCGCGAGCGCGGAGTCCTCCAGCTCGGCCGGCGCGACCGGGTGCGTGGACGGGCGCTGGTCGGCCGCGTAACCCCAGGCCTTGCGCCGCATGCCGAACGTGGTCCAGGTCTTCCGGTCGGTCACCTCCGCGATCACCCGGTAGCCCATGTGCTCGGCGAACGACTCGTTCAGCCAGAGGTCGTCCCACCAGCGCATGGTGACCAGGTCACCGAACCACATGTGCGCCATCTCGTGCGCGATCACGGTGGCCCGCAGCTCGTGCTCGCTGTCGGTCACCGCGGACCGGAACACGTAGTCGTCGCGGAACGTGACCAGGCCCGGGTTCTCCATCGCACCGGCGTTGAACTCCGGCACGAACGCCTGGTCGTACTTGCCGAACGGGTACCGCACCTCGAACAGCTCGTGGAACCGGTCCAGGCAGCGCGCGGTGACGTCCAGGATCGCGGCCGCGTCCTTGTCCAGGTCGCCGGCGAGCGAGCGACGGCAGTAGAGCCCCAGCGGGATGCCGTCGTGCTCGCCGCTGACCAGGTGGTACGGCCCGGCGATCAGCGTGAAGAAGTAGGTGGCCAGCGGCTGCGTGCGGGCGAACGACCAGAGCCCGTCCTCGCGAGCGGCCTCCGCACCGTTCGCCGCGACGAGCCACCCCTCGGGCGCGCGCACGCTCAGCGTGAACGGCGCCTTCAGGTCGGGCTGGTCGAACGAGGCGAAGACCTTCTCCGACTCGTCCAGGAAGGACGCGCCGTAGAGGTACACCTCGCCGTCCGCCGGGTCCACGAACCGGTGCAGTCCGTCACCGGTGTTGGTGTACGCCATCTCCGCGTCGACCACCAGCACGTTCTCCGCGTCGCCGGTGAGCAGCGCGCTCAGCGGCAGCCGGTTGCCGTCCAGCGTGGACACGTCCAGGTCGGTGCCGTTGAGCCGGGCGGAGATCAGCCGGTGCGGCTTGACCTCCGCGAACGTCGGTCCGGGCGCGGACGCGCGGAAACGGATCGTGGTGCTCGATCGGAACAGCTCCGGACCACCCGTGAGGTCGAGGTGGATCTCATAGCCGTCGACGGTCAGCAGTGCGGCGCGTTCCACGGCCTCCGCACGAGTCAGGCTGCGCATCGGACCATCCTCCCCGTTCCGGCCCCGGCGGCAACCCCGGGTAACCTGTATCCCGCGATGTGACGTGGCGCACTGGTTCGCCCGCGCCGTCGCTCCCCCCGTTTCTCGACCGCATCCACCAGGGAGTCCTCATGACCACGCCGCATCCCAAGGGCGACTTCGACCTCTCCCGCGCGGTGTGGCAGTCGGCCGGGCCCGGCGAGGGCGGCGACGGTAGCTCCGTCGAGGTCGCCTTCGTCGACGACCTGATCGGCATGCGCAACGGCGCCGACCCGGACGGGCCCGTCCTGGTGTTCACCCAGGCCGAGTGGGACGCCTTCGTCGAGGGTGCCAAGGACGGCGAGTTCGACCTGGAGTGACGTCGGTCAGGCGACGCCGCAGACCCCGCCGTTGACCTGGCAGAGCCGGGGTGGCGCGTCCGTACCCGTGCGCTCGAGGTGCAGCCGGAGCGAGACGGACGCGCCCGCGCTCAACGGCACGGTGCTGATGAACGTGTAGAGCGACCCGTCCCGGCTCATCGTGGCCTGCGGTGCCGACTCCACC
This genomic window from Catenuloplanes niger contains:
- a CDS encoding ComEC/Rec2 family competence protein, with the protein product MTAQDSALDLRLGGVAAGTWLAGLAALHLSARPALLVGGLAALLAALTCAHSPARWFGTRRPVRAGRSAGAGRLGGAGRLGGAGRLGGAGRLGGAGGFGGLRWIVAGVLLGVACGAIVTAARIAVRDAEPLAGLTRERAAVTARLTVRDDPRPLSAATGRAPTWLVPARLTWIAPEDAASGHRVDVRVLMLGTGDRWRGLLPGQRVEAAGRLMPARGGDLTAAVLAVDADPEPRGTASWAQRAAGTLRAGLQRACAALPDEPGGLLPGLVVGDTSRLDPAVEEDFRTTGMTHLCAVSGANIAIVIGCVLFLLRRCRAGPGLSVALAAAALVGFVILARPSPSVVRAGVMGAIALIALATSRPRSAVPALATTVVVLVVADPELAGDAGFALSVLATGGLLVFAGRWRDGLRRAGVPAGLAEALAVPAAAQVACGPVIAGLSGSVSLVAVPANLLAAPAVAPATVLGVITAVVSPLWPDAAELTAWAGGWPARWLVLVARIGARVPSGTVPWPAGAGGGLLLAALTVALLLAFRRPPVRRVVAVITAAVVLGALPVRLVASGWPPAGWVVAGCAVGQGDATVLPLGDGQAVVVDAGPEPAPVDRCLRDLGIHRVPVLAVSHFHQDHVGGVTGVFRGRRVDAVVTTAWPEPAAGYELVHAEAARHGTPVLAAAAGWRWTARDLTVEVIGPPEELRGTRSDPNNNSLVLHATVAGVRILLMGDAENEEQDALLRAVAALRTDVLKLAHHGSSFQSLEFLAAVDPAVVLVSVGADNDYGHPNLPLLARLGRDGARVLRTDEQGDLAAVRTSDGLAVVARGAP
- a CDS encoding ComEA family DNA-binding protein, which gives rise to MGSPRSRHVLGVTSCDHRPGRDGSSKSPPSGGPPQADFFSTGSTFITIKGRLRPYGARVDDDEQAARHGDPFGPGGRLGRWDPGARGVRVIAVVVLVVALGAAVIAWRARPRAEVITAPTFAVSAAGTGGPASPAAEVVVAVAGKVRSPGMVRLPAGARVADALAAAGGALPGVDTALLNPARKVTDGELIVVGVSPPPAAPGAPPAPGAPGGVVNLNTATLADLDGLPGVGPVLAQRILDHRDRIGGFRAVSDLREVEGIGDSRYEQLKDLVTL
- a CDS encoding DegV family protein codes for the protein MSVAVVTDSTAYLPDTGGLTVVPLHVVVGDRELPEVPGLSSAELSRMLRDRRVPVTTSRPAPERFAEAYRRLLDGGATGVVSVHLSARLSGTVEAAQLAAAPFGDAVRVIDSRSAGMATGFAALAAAACTDLDEAAKAAQTAVERTTSLFYVDTLDFLRRGGRIGAASALVGTALSVKPILRVTDGAIVVRDKVRTAGRALARLADLTVEAAGDGDVDLAVHHLAAPDRAAELLARVAERLGPKLRERHLTEIGAVVGAHLGPGAICAVIHRR
- a CDS encoding histidine phosphatase family protein, which translates into the protein MTRLIIWRHGNTDWNAEGRVQGQTDVPLNDLGRSQAATAAPLLAGLEPAAIYSSDLRRARHTADALAALTGLPVAEDARLRERHYGLFQGLTNPEIAERFPAEFARWNGGNPDVGAEVERNDEVGKRVGEALREIADRHPGKVVVVATHGGAARQGFGDVLAWPADVMAAIRPLQNCHWTELADTPHRGWQLRAHNVGPWPEKAIPAPV
- the rsfS gene encoding ribosome silencing factor translates to MTVPERALELALAAAQAAADKKAEDVVVIDVGDQLPITDAFVIASAPNERQVLAIVDAIEEELLKLPEKAKPIRKEGERSGRWVLLDYNDIIVHVQHSEEREFYALDRLWKDCPIVPFVDRDLVEAEAGAGSAA
- the nadD gene encoding nicotinate-nucleotide adenylyltransferase, which gives rise to MGERGQRIGIMGGTFDPIHNGHLVAASEVADRFGLDEVVFVPTGQPWQKGRQAVTPAEDRYLMTVIATASNPRFTVSRVDIDRPGPTYTVDTLRDLRGLYGPGAELFFITGADAVEKMLSWKDAERMFELARFVGVTRPGFELSSAHLPEDAVSLVEIPAMAISSTACRARVVAGKPVWYLVPDGVVQYIAKRGLYAG
- the pepN gene encoding aminopeptidase N, with protein sequence MRSLTRAEAVERAALLTVDGYEIHLDLTGGPELFRSSTTIRFRASAPGPTFAEVKPHRLISARLNGTDLDVSTLDGNRLPLSALLTGDAENVLVVDAEMAYTNTGDGLHRFVDPADGEVYLYGASFLDESEKVFASFDQPDLKAPFTLSVRAPEGWLVAANGAEAAREDGLWSFARTQPLATYFFTLIAGPYHLVSGEHDGIPLGLYCRRSLAGDLDKDAAAILDVTARCLDRFHELFEVRYPFGKYDQAFVPEFNAGAMENPGLVTFRDDYVFRSAVTDSEHELRATVIAHEMAHMWFGDLVTMRWWDDLWLNESFAEHMGYRVIAEVTDRKTWTTFGMRRKAWGYAADQRPSTHPVAPAELEDSALALLNFDGISYAKGASVLRQLVAFLGDEAFLTGLRDYFRAHAFGNATLADLLDALSRSSGRDLTGWADLWLRTAQVNTLTPEITPGPDGTWAEVAVRQTAPESHPTLRPHRIRIGLYDRAGAEVVCRDRFEVDLTPEADGGRTVLDRLAGQRTADLLLLNDGDLTYAKVRLDDASVAAVPLVLPGIEDSLTRAVIWGSMIDAVQDADRPVADLVSLVLAALPVEREVIIVEDVLLLTGRLVDRYLDGAAREDALLLIATAADRLLAAAPAGQSLQLAAARSLIATTRDTARLRGWLAGEGVPEGLAVDADLRWRLLAALVVLGEAGPAEIEAESARDRSAAGELWAGTCRAALPDPEAKERAWQRLYTDETLSNRSLVAYAQGFWQPEQSELTAPFVARYFAEIPAAARARSGWSAERLAALTFPVYAVSAETRAAAAHLLARDDLHPAVRRAVTDADDDMRRALRARGR
- a CDS encoding DUF397 domain-containing protein; protein product: MTTPHPKGDFDLSRAVWQSAGPGEGGDGSSVEVAFVDDLIGMRNGADPDGPVLVFTQAEWDAFVEGAKDGEFDLE